The DNA sequence CCTTCACGGCCGCGTACGCCTTCTTCAGCAATCCCATGATGCCGCTGCTGGACAGCACCACTCTGGAGCTGCTGGAGGGACATCGCGAGCGCTACGGCCGCCAGCGGCTGTGGGGCTCGATGGGGTTCGTGATCACCTCCTGGGTGTTCGGCAACGTGCTGGAGCAGGTCGGCCTCCACTGGCTATTCCTGGGCTACATCGCCCTCATGATGGGCGTGCTGATCGCGGCCTTATGGCTGCCGGATCGCCGCACCCGGCTGCAGAGCCCATTGCGCAGCGGGATCGCCCGGCTGGTTCGCCAGCGGACGTGGGCGCTCTTCTCCATCAGCCTCATCGTGTTGGGGCTGGCCAACAGCGGCATGCACAGCTTCCTCAACATCTATATTAAAGAGGCCGGCGGTGATGAAGGGTTGATCGGCGCGGTGTGGGGCATCGCCGCGCTGACGGAGCTGCCGGTGATGTTCCTGGCCGCCCCGATCATCGCCCGGATCGGCACCCGCCGCACCCTCGCCATCGCCTACGCCCTGTACGCGGTGCGCTGGCTATTGTACGGCATCATGCCGACGCCCCAATGGGCCGCCCCCATCAGCCTGCTGCACGGCGTCACCTTCGGGGCGCTGTGGGTGGCTGGCGTGGCCTACGCAGATGCCTTGGCCCCCGAGGGGCTGAAGGCCACCGCCCAGGGGCTCTTCTCGGCCACCTTCTTCAGCCTCTCCAGCGTGATCGGCACCCCGATCAGCGGCTTCCTGTTCGATCGCATCGGCCCGGCGACTTTGTTCCAAAGCTACGCCGTGCTGGGCCTCATCGCGTTGGGGATCCTATGGTGGGGCACCCGGGGAACCGAACGAGACGCCGGAGAAACGCTCGATGTCCAGGGAGGACCCGCCTGAGCACACAGCCTGCTCCCCCGGCCCGATCACGCCATCCTTCAGAGCGTATCTGAAAATTTACCGGCGAGATGTCTGAGGGGTTTCCCTCAACGACCAGTTCCACAGGGGGAGGTGTGGAGGGGTCCTCCCCTCCACGGGAAACCCACTTTTCCGGCCTGCACCTGCCTTTCTCGGCCCTTCCTGAAGGGCTCAGGCCGAGGCCAGGCAGGTCGAAGGCATAAAGAAGGGCTTTTTCCGGAGGGGCTCCGCCCCTCCGGACCTCCCCGCAGCAGAAGCAACGGCATTTTTTCAGACGCACTCTCACAACGGTGGTGTATCTCTTTCAGTGGAAACACAGCGGGGAGCTTTGAGGGGCACCCCTCCCAAAGAAGCTTCCCGCACCTCCCCTGCGGGCTTGCGATGGGCCTGGCGAAATTCCCACCACCTTTAGCCACAACAACCGACTGGTCAGATCCCCAGCGGTCAGTATATAATAGGTCCAATCGCCCGCCCGCGCGGGCGATATCACGGCGGTGTCCCCTTTCCACGGGAGAGCACACCGACGGGAGGAAGAGGGTATGGGGTTGCTGAAAAAACTGGCCGCTCTTTTCGGAAGCGGCGGGGCGGCCGGCGTCCATGACAACGCGTATTGGGTGTATGTGCGCTGCAACCGATGCGGCGAGGTGATCGCCACCCGCATCAATCTGGCGAATGATCTGAGCGTGGAATATGGCGA is a window from the Chloroflexota bacterium genome containing:
- a CDS encoding MFS transporter, with protein sequence MSTANISGDLRPDITRRGLRTVRALYFFLFAAVGAIFPYLNVYYRSIGLSGTQIGLIGSLPPLTGMIAGPLWGMLSDRLGATRWLLVLAAIGSMAAVFGLSLARQFIWLLPFTAAYAFFSNPMMPLLDSTTLELLEGHRERYGRQRLWGSMGFVITSWVFGNVLEQVGLHWLFLGYIALMMGVLIAALWLPDRRTRLQSPLRSGIARLVRQRTWALFSISLIVLGLANSGMHSFLNIYIKEAGGDEGLIGAVWGIAALTELPVMFLAAPIIARIGTRRTLAIAYALYAVRWLLYGIMPTPQWAAPISLLHGVTFGALWVAGVAYADALAPEGLKATAQGLFSATFFSLSSVIGTPISGFLFDRIGPATLFQSYAVLGLIALGILWWGTRGTERDAGETLDVQGGPA